The Salvia miltiorrhiza cultivar Shanhuang (shh) chromosome 1, IMPLAD_Smil_shh, whole genome shotgun sequence genome has a window encoding:
- the LOC131017948 gene encoding uncharacterized protein LOC131017948 has protein sequence MVIELFKDKEGFTTKIRAHMEPELQRKVIACMRRNADVFAFTTADLKGIDRELAEHRLNVDPTIKPVKQKTRHFGTEKDAAIREQIQALLEAGHIIEVQYPDWVSNAVMVEKKAKTWRMCVDYRDLNAACPKDCYPLPRIDQLVDATSGCELLSMMDAYQGYHQVKMYRNDVIKTAFAVCAGIFAYVSMPFGLKNAGATYQRMMDRIFKDQLKENVSVYVDDMLVRSTEARTHADDLEEIFSVIRRHKLMLNPAKCTFGVQSGKFLGYKVTPEGIEVNADKVRAIIDMTAPRNVKEIQTLNGRITALSRFISRSAERSLPFFKILRKESRFEWSSECQQAFEDLKEYLNGLPVLTKPIPGEPLYLYTSVGIESLSAVLVREEGGTQKPVYFVSKIIQGAEIRYTAVEKTAYAIMITARKLRPYFLSHKVIVRTALPFQQILGRPDLTGRMVKWAIELGEYDVAFEPRTTIKAQALADFIQETTRWPLRGPWTAQVDGSVTKEGCGVGIYIESPEDGTYQFAIKFEDKLSNNEAEYEAVIRAAHILKELRADTAIIKTDSQLVAQQLRGECEVRDDRMRAYYDRMQQLKEKFDELKIIQVPREENRRADLLARMASAVEQSWNDEITLLFEPKKSPGIQVCAVEVGDDWRVPIIHFLRTGERMEGDTAKYARYENFCLISNQLYKRSFTNPFLKCLSAEEAEFALKEIHQGCCGNHAGYKDLTRKIIRAGFYYPGIDRDTKAYVKKCESCQRHAPRINVPGEEMGVMYSAYPFDKWGIDIVGKLPTAPGGKCFLIVAVDYFSKWVEAEAVTRVDETTVEKFIWKNICCRYGVPRVLISDNGAQFTSQRIEDFCSRMDIEQRFVSVAHPQANGQVELANRTICEGIKKRLERSRGRWAEELDTVLWALRTSPKTATGEAPFTLDYGSNAVIPADVRLESHRICTYDPAQNEELRRLELDLIDLKREEAQVKAAKYKSIIKAGYDKKVKQRRFQNGDLVLKRADALKATGKFEANWEGPYIITEVLKGGAYHLSDQEGRVLERPWNINHLKKFYV, from the coding sequence ATGGTTATTGAGCTTTTCAAGGATAAGGAGGGATTTACCACCAAAATCAGGGCACATATGGAGCCAGAATTGCAAAGAAAAGTAATAGCTTGCATGCGCAGAAACGCTGACGTATTCGCGTTCACTACGGCGGACCTGAAAGGAATCGACAGAGAGCTAGCCGAGCATCGTTTGAACGTGGATCCCACGATCAAGCCAGTCAAGCAAAAGACGAGACACTTCGGTACTGAAAAGGATGCTGCTATTCGAGAGCAGATACAGGCGTTATTAGAAGCGGGACATATCATAGAGGTGCAATACCCGGACTGGGTGTCAAACGCTGTCATGGTGGAAAAGAAGGCTAAgacttggaggatgtgtgtggactacCGGGACCTCAATGCAGCCTGTCCAAAGGATTGTTACCCATTGCCACGGATTGACCAGTTAGTAGACGCAACGTCAGGATGCGAACTTTTGTCAATGATGGATGCTTACCAAGGATACCATCAGGTTAAGATGTACAGGAACGATGTTATTAAAACAGCATTCGCAGTCTGCGCAGGGATCTTCGCATATGTGAGTATGCCATTTGGACTAAAAAACGCTGGGGCTACTTACCAGAGAATGATGGACAGAATCTTCAAAGATCAATTGAAAGAGAATGTGTCGgtctatgtagatgacatgctggTACGCAGCACTGAAGCACGCACACATGCGGACGACTTGGAGGAAATCTTCTCGGTGATACGAAGACACAAGCTCATGCTCAATCCGGCTAAATGTACTTTCGGGGTGCAGTCGGGAAAATTCCTGGGATACAAGGTTACGCCCGAGGGGATAGAAGTGAATGCAGACAAAGTTAGAGCTATTATTGACATGACGGCGCCGCGGAACGTCAAAGAGATACAAACACTGAACGGACGAATAACTGCACTAAGTCGGTTCATATCGAGGTCAGCAGAAAGAAGTCTGCCCTTCTTCAAAATTTTGAGAAAGGAAAGTCGATTCGAGTGGAGTAGCGAGTGCCAGCAAGCCTTCGAGGACCTCAAGGAATATCTCAACGGACTACCCGTCTTGACCAAACCGATACCAGGGGAGCCACTATATCTATACACTTCGGTGGGGATAGAATCTTTGAGCGCTGTGCTAGTGCGGGAGGAAGGGGGTACGCAGAAGCCAGTTTATTTCGTGAGCAAAATCATCCAAGGAGCGGAGATCAGATACACCGCAGTAGAGAAAACAGCTTATGCtatcatgatcacggcaagaaagttgCGCCCATACTTCTTGTCACACAAAGTTATCGTCAGAACAGCGCTGCCTTTTCAACAAATCCTGGGGAGACCAGACCTCACAGGAAGAATGGTAAAATGGGCCATTGAGCTGGGCGAATATGACGTGGCGTTCGAACCGCGTACAACCATTAAAGCACAGGCCCTAGCTGACTTCATTCAAGAGACCACGAGATGGCCGTTGCGAGGACCATGGACGGCGCAGGTCGACGGTTCTGTCACCAAAGAGGGGTGTGGAGTCGGAATATACATTGAATCGCCAGAGGATGGAACCTACCAGTTTGCGATCAAGTTTGAGGACAAGCTGTCAAATAACGAGGCAGAATACGAGGCAGTGATAAGGGCTGCCCATATCTTGAAGGAGCTCAGAGCAGACACAGCAATAATCAAGACCGATTCGCAACTGGTAGCCCAGCAGTTGAGAGGCGAATGTGAGGTTCGCGATGACAGAATGCGAGCTTATTATGATCGGATGCAGCAGCTCAAGGAAAAGTTTGATGAATTGAAAATAATACAAGTACCCCGGGAAGAAAATCGAAGGGCTGACTTGCTAGCAAGGATGGCCAGCGCCGTTGAACAATCATGGAATGACGAAATCACACTCTTGTTTGAACCAAAGAAGAGCCCAGGGATTCAAGTCTGCGCCGTCGAAGTGGGGGATGATTGGCGAGTCCCAATTATTCATTTCTTACGTACGGGAGAAAGAATGGAGGGAGACACAGCAAAATACGCTAGATATGAAAATTTCTGTTTGATCAGCAACCagctttataagagatcttTCACGAACCCGTTCCTTAAGTGCTTATCAGCGGAGGAGGCAGAATTCGCTCTAAAGGAAATCCATCAGGGATGCTGTGGAAACCATGCAGGATACAAAGACCTGACCAGAAAAATCATCAGAGCAGGCTTTTACTATCCTGGCATCGACAGGGATACCAAAGCTTATGTAAAGAAGTGCGAATCTTGCCAAAGACATGCGCCAAGGATTAACGTCCCGGGGGAAGAAATGGGGGTGATGTACTCGGCGTATCCTTTCGACAAATGGGGAATTGATATCGTGGGTAAACTGCCAACGGCGCCGGGAGGAAAATGTTTCTTGATAGTGGCAGTAGACTATTTCTCGAAATGGGTGGAGGCAGAGGCTGTAACAAGGGTGGATGAGACCACCGTCGAAAAGTTCATCTGGAAaaacatctgttgcagataCGGGGTGCCCAGAGTTCTAATATCAGATAATGGAGCACAATTCACTAGTCAAAGAATCGAGGATTTTTGTTCAAGGATGGACATCGAGCAGAGATTCGTCTCAGTAGCCCATCCCCAAGCCAATGGTCAAGTCGAGCTGGCTAACCGCACTATCTGTGAGGGAATCAAGAAAAGATTAGAAAGAAGCAGAGGACGATGGGCAGAGGAATTGGACACGGTCTTGTGGGCGCTGCGTACCAGTCCCAAAACAGCCACAGGAGAAGCCCCGTTCACTTTGGATTATGGCTCAAATGCGGTCATTCCAGCAGATGTAAGGTTAGAATCACATCGAATTTGTACATATGATCCGGCGCAGAATGAAGAACTGCGCAGGCTTGAGCTGGACCTCATAGATCTAAAGCGAGAAGAAGCCCAGGTCAAGGCTGCCAAGTACAAAAGCATCATTAAAGCAGGGTATGATAAGAAGGTCAAGCAGCGCCGATTCCAGAATGGCGATCTGGTACTCAAGCGCGCGGATGCTCTGAAAGCTACCGGGAAATTTGAAGCTAACTGGGAAGGACCATATATCATCACCGAAGTCTTAAAAGGCGGAGCCTATCATCTGTCCGATCAAGAGGGGAGAGTTCTCGAGAGGCCGTGGAACATCAATCACCTCAAGAAATTCTATGTGTGA